From the Senegalimassilia faecalis genome, one window contains:
- the rsmI gene encoding 16S rRNA (cytidine(1402)-2'-O)-methyltransferase — MSGKLIICPTPIGNLGDMPQRALDALSSADVVCAEDTRVTGKLLAAFGIEKRLERLDEAMIGSRAEGVVARVLAGEIIAYCSDAGMPGVSDPGLRLVRACREAGAPVEVLPGPTATATAYVASGCTNPRFYFGGFFPRKAGDQKAALDAVRTLDAALIFYESPNRVAATLDVLAKAFPLREAAVCRELTKLHEEVVRATLPALAAEFAARAAGPGIKGEIVLVIDGPNEAEGQAAQESAEDAARTRAQQLKGEGLRNKDIAKTLAAEFGLPRNVAYDIALEA; from the coding sequence ATGTCCGGAAAGCTGATCATATGCCCGACGCCCATCGGCAACCTTGGCGATATGCCGCAGCGGGCGCTTGACGCGCTGAGCTCGGCCGATGTCGTGTGCGCGGAGGACACGCGCGTCACAGGCAAGCTGTTGGCGGCGTTCGGCATCGAAAAGCGCCTGGAGCGTCTGGACGAGGCGATGATCGGCTCGCGCGCCGAAGGCGTCGTTGCGCGCGTGCTGGCCGGCGAGATCATCGCCTACTGCAGCGACGCCGGCATGCCGGGCGTGTCCGACCCGGGGCTGCGCCTGGTGCGCGCGTGTCGCGAGGCGGGCGCCCCCGTCGAGGTGTTGCCGGGCCCCACGGCCACGGCCACGGCTTATGTGGCCAGCGGCTGCACGAACCCGCGCTTCTATTTCGGCGGCTTTTTCCCGCGCAAGGCCGGCGACCAAAAGGCGGCGCTTGATGCGGTGCGCACGCTTGACGCGGCGCTCATCTTCTATGAAAGCCCGAACCGCGTGGCTGCAACGCTTGACGTGCTGGCGAAAGCGTTTCCCCTGCGCGAAGCGGCGGTGTGCCGCGAGCTGACGAAGCTCCACGAGGAAGTGGTGCGCGCAACGTTGCCCGCGCTAGCCGCCGAGTTTGCCGCTCGCGCAGCCGGGCCGGGCATCAAAGGCGAGATCGTGCTGGTCATCGACGGGCCGAACGAGGCCGAGGGCCAGGCGGCCCAAGAAAGCGCCGAAGACGCCGCGCGCACGCGTGCCCAGCAGCTGAAAGGCGAAGGCCTTCGCAACAAAGACATCGCGAAAACGCTGGCGGCCGAGTTCGGCTTGCCGCGCAACGTTGCGTACGATATCGCGTTGGAAGCGTAA
- a CDS encoding M48 family metallopeptidase, with translation MFFVDDIEIHLQHKRVKNLNLRIARDGDHVEVSAPTWMTKADVVDFVRRKRDWIETQMARVAATPMARASQASPAEVARWRAVVQACVPALIAAWEPIMGVKVGSLAYRNMTSRWGSCQPSTGRICINVRLALYPPDCLEYVVVHELCHLLERGHGPRFHQLMDHFMPDWKQRRDKLR, from the coding sequence GTGTTCTTCGTCGACGACATTGAAATCCACCTGCAGCACAAACGCGTGAAGAACCTCAATCTGCGTATTGCCCGCGACGGCGACCACGTGGAAGTTTCCGCGCCCACATGGATGACGAAGGCCGATGTGGTGGACTTCGTGCGCCGCAAGCGCGACTGGATTGAAACGCAGATGGCGCGCGTGGCGGCAACGCCCATGGCCCGCGCTTCGCAGGCGTCGCCCGCCGAGGTGGCGCGGTGGCGCGCGGTGGTGCAAGCATGCGTTCCCGCGCTCATTGCCGCATGGGAACCCATCATGGGCGTGAAGGTCGGCTCGCTTGCGTATCGCAACATGACAAGCCGCTGGGGCAGCTGCCAGCCGTCCACCGGCCGCATCTGCATCAACGTGCGCCTGGCTCTCTATCCTCCCGATTGCCTGGAGTACGTGGTGGTGCACGAGCTATGCCATCTGCTTGAACGCGGCCACGGCCCCCGGTTTCACCAGCTCATGGACCATTTCATGCCCGACTGGAAACAGCGCCGCGACAAATTGCGGTAA